The Maylandia zebra isolate NMK-2024a linkage group LG7, Mzebra_GT3a, whole genome shotgun sequence genome contains a region encoding:
- the thnsl2 gene encoding threonine synthase-like 2 — protein MQYCSTRGGVRGWDFREVLFSGYAPDGGMFMPESLPLLSPDTLRSWKGLSYTKVVMEVASLFIPPQLIPRDHLEVLVGEALSGFSVPEVVRIARLKGGLSVLELFHGDTLAFKDLAMTCTVRFLNYFLQKENRRATVLVGTSGDTGGSAIQSAKGLPGLDMVVVYPRGRITPVQEKHMISCLKDNVHVFAADGSSDDIDQPLRRLFADQELVKSHGLMSLNSVNWSRVMIQLAHFVYAYLELSGVKQDDVGAALPELEVVVPTGGAGNIAAGLIVKQMGLPLKLVAMVNSNDIVHRMVTSGDFSMAANVTQTLAPAIDIQDPYNMERVFWLLLGRDGAKVKTMMEGFQRSRRHLLPENHRRLLSQVLSTGTVTDEGILETMKSCWEENQYVLCPHTAVAVWHHYHCPHSAQLNRCYIATASPAKFQAAVEKAALTFDLPEAVLALEKLPTRYQELERCQNWCEDWEDRLRETIQSVSVARKNGMTYYT, from the exons ATGCAGTACTGCAGTACTCGTGGGGGGGTCAGGGGCTGGGACTTCCGGGAGGTGCTGTTTTCGGGCTATGCCCCAGATGGAGGGATGTTCATGCCGGAGAGTTTGCCTCTGCTGAGCCCCGACACCCTGAGGAGCTGGAAGGGGCTGTCCTACACCAAAGTAGTGATGGAGGTTGCTTCACTGTTCATCCCTCCTCAGCTGATCCCCAGAGACCACCTGGAAG TTCTCGTGGGTGAAGCCCTGTCTGGCTTCTCTGTGCCGGAGGTAGTTCGAATTGCCCGGCTGAAGGGGGGTCTGTCTGTCCTGGAGCTCTTCCATGGAGACACCCTGGCCTTTAAGGACCTGGCTATGACCTGCACTGTACGCTTCCTAAACTACTTCCTGCAAAAAGAGAACCGCAGGGCGACTGTTCTCGtag GTACGTCTGGGGACACCGGCGGCTCGGCCATCCAGAGCGCCAAAGGTCTCCCTGGGCTGGACATGGTGGTGGTTTACCCCCGTGGACGCATCACTCCAGTGCAAGAGAAGCACATGATCTCTTGCTTGAAGGATAACGTCCATGTTTTTGCAG CCGACGGCAGCTCTGATGACATAGACCAGCCACTGCGCCGCCTGTTTGCCGACCAGGAGCTTGTTAAGTCTCACGGCCTTATGAGCCTCAACTCAGTGAACTGGTCCAGGGTCATGATCCAGCTCGCCCACTTCGTCTACGCCTACTTGGAGCTCAGTGGGGTGAAGCAGGACGATGTGGGCGCAGCGCTGCCGGAGCTAGAGGTGGTGGTTCCCACGGGAGGGGCAGGAAACATCGCAG CCGGCCTCATCGTAAAGCAGATGGGACTCCCCTTGAAACTGGTTGCCATGGTGAATTCCAATGACATCGTGCACAGGATGGTAACCAGCGGTGACTTTTCCATGGCGGCTAATGTCACACAGACGTTGGCCCCGGCTATAGACATCCAG GACCCATACAACATGGAGCGAGTGTTCTGGCTGCTGCTGGGCAGAGACGGTGCCAAAGTGAAGACGATGATGGAGGGGTTTCAGCGCTCGCGCCGACACTTGCTGCCTGAAAACCACCGCAGACTG ctGTCACAGGTTCTGTCGACGGGGACAGTGACGGACGAGGGGATCCTGGAGACCATGAAGAGCTGCTGGGAGGAGAACCAGTATGTGCTGTGTCCTCACACAGCTGTGGCAGTTTGGCATCACTACCACTGTCCTCACAGTGCCCAGCTCAACAG ATGTTACATTGCAACTGCTTCTCCGGCCAAGTTTCAGGCAGCAGTGGAGAAGGcagctttgacctttgaccttccaGAGGCGGTGCTGGCTTTGGAAAAGCTGCCGACCCGTTATCAGGAGCTGGAGCGGTGCCAGAACTGGTGCGAAGACTGGGAGGACAGACTGAGAGAGACAATCCAGTCTGTGAGCGTGGCGAGGAAGAATGGCATGACTTACTACACCTGA